In Tistrella mobilis, the following proteins share a genomic window:
- the miaA gene encoding tRNA (adenosine(37)-N6)-dimethylallyltransferase MiaA, translating into MQRSNPAPAGAGPLIVVMGPTASGKSQLALDLARARDGVVINADAMQVYVDLRIVTARPSAADEAAAPHRLYGVRPAEAVWSAADWAAAARAEVVAAHQAGRLPLITGGTGLYIRALVEGLSDLPAIPQDLRDEVRALGLAGGVPALKAALAPLDPKAAQQLADPQRLARALEVVRATGRSLADWQRAHPPAGGHAGPVFTIALMPDAGTRDRAIAGRFAKMLEMGAADEVAAFLARGLDPQAVPLMKAVGVPEISAWLAGEISRDEMLERGRIATRQYAKRQMTWIRNQALVNLGAHEQYSECLASRIFLEIDRFLLTLGH; encoded by the coding sequence ATGCAGCGGAGCAATCCGGCACCGGCCGGCGCCGGCCCCCTGATCGTGGTGATGGGGCCCACCGCATCCGGCAAGTCCCAGCTGGCGCTCGACCTCGCCCGGGCACGCGACGGCGTGGTGATCAATGCCGATGCGATGCAGGTCTATGTCGATCTGCGGATCGTGACCGCGCGGCCCTCTGCGGCCGACGAGGCCGCCGCCCCCCACCGGCTTTATGGCGTGCGGCCGGCCGAGGCGGTGTGGTCGGCTGCCGACTGGGCGGCGGCGGCCCGTGCCGAAGTCGTGGCCGCGCATCAGGCCGGGCGGCTGCCGCTGATCACCGGCGGGACCGGCCTTTACATTCGCGCGCTGGTGGAGGGGCTGTCGGATCTGCCCGCGATCCCGCAGGATCTGCGCGACGAGGTCCGCGCGCTGGGCCTGGCCGGCGGCGTGCCGGCACTGAAGGCGGCGCTGGCACCGCTCGACCCCAAGGCGGCGCAGCAGCTGGCAGACCCGCAGCGCCTGGCCCGGGCGTTGGAGGTGGTGCGTGCCACCGGCCGCAGCCTGGCGGACTGGCAGCGGGCCCATCCGCCCGCGGGCGGCCATGCGGGGCCGGTCTTCACCATCGCGCTGATGCCGGATGCCGGAACCCGCGACCGGGCGATCGCCGGCCGCTTCGCAAAGATGCTGGAGATGGGGGCGGCCGACGAAGTCGCAGCCTTCCTGGCGCGCGGGCTGGATCCGCAGGCCGTGCCGCTGATGAAGGCGGTGGGCGTGCCCGAGATCAGCGCCTGGCTGGCGGGAGAGATTTCACGGGACGAGATGCTGGAGCGGGGCCGCATCGCCACCCGCCAATACGCCAAGCGTCAGATGACCTGGATACGAAATCAGGCGCTCGTCAACCTGGGCGCGCATGAGCAATATTCGGAATGTTTGGCATCAAGAATCTTTTTGGAAATTGATCGCTTCCTGTTGACCCTGGGTCATTGA
- the serB gene encoding phosphoserine phosphatase SerB, translating to MGTVLTLIGDPVKAGSGETVLDQGTIDLVRRAVEAAGHATGTVTALHDGVAVDIAAEGEAAAVRDAAEAALAGAGLPVDAAAQPDGPARRRRLLVSDMDSTMITCECIDELADFAGVKAEVSAVTERAMRGELDFAEALTARVSTLTGLADGVLARAFGERVRLMPGARTLVATMRSQGARAVLVSGGFTYFTARVAALCGFDDHRANILEIEDGRLTGRVIPPILGADAKVEALDHYAGLWAGGLGGALAVGDGANDLPMIVQAGLGVAYHAKPRVAAAAPVRINHGDLTALLYLQGYARDEFLIAD from the coding sequence ATGGGAACCGTGTTGACGCTGATCGGCGATCCCGTCAAGGCCGGCAGCGGCGAAACCGTGCTCGACCAGGGCACGATCGATCTGGTGCGCCGGGCGGTCGAAGCCGCGGGCCATGCCACGGGCACGGTCACGGCGCTGCATGACGGCGTGGCCGTCGACATTGCGGCCGAGGGAGAGGCCGCCGCCGTGCGCGATGCCGCAGAGGCCGCCCTTGCCGGCGCCGGGCTGCCGGTGGATGCGGCGGCACAGCCAGACGGGCCTGCGCGCCGCCGCCGGCTGCTGGTCTCCGACATGGACAGCACCATGATCACCTGCGAATGCATCGACGAACTGGCCGATTTCGCCGGGGTGAAGGCCGAGGTCTCGGCGGTGACCGAGCGGGCGATGCGCGGCGAGCTGGATTTCGCCGAGGCGCTGACCGCCCGGGTCTCGACCCTGACCGGGCTTGCCGACGGCGTGCTGGCCCGCGCCTTCGGCGAGCGGGTGCGGCTGATGCCAGGTGCCCGCACCCTGGTCGCCACCATGCGCAGCCAGGGCGCCCGCGCGGTGCTGGTCTCGGGCGGGTTCACCTATTTCACCGCCCGGGTCGCAGCGCTTTGCGGCTTCGACGACCATCGCGCCAATATCCTTGAAATCGAGGACGGGCGGCTGACCGGTCGGGTGATCCCGCCGATCCTGGGCGCCGATGCCAAGGTCGAGGCGCTGGATCACTATGCCGGGCTCTGGGCCGGCGGGCTCGGCGGCGCGCTGGCGGTCGGCGACGGTGCCAACGACCTGCCGATGATCGTGCAGGCGGGCCTCGGCGTCGCCTATCACGCCAAGCCGCGGGTGGCGGCCGCAGCACCGGTGCGGATCAATCACGGCGACCTGACCGCCCTGCTCTACCTGCAGGGCTATGCCCGCGACGAGTTCCTGATCGCGGACTGA